Proteins encoded by one window of Streptomyces sp. NBC_01477:
- a CDS encoding MlaE family ABC transporter permease: MALLNRPLRWLDETGDHFIFHVTAVLWIPRTLRRYLKEVQRLLAEVAFGSGGLGVIGGTVGVMIGMTLATGTVVGLQGYAAMNQLGTAAFTGFVSAYFNTREIAPLVAGLALSATVGAGFTAQLGAMRINEEVDALEGMGIRSMPYLVSTRIIAGVVAIVPLYGIGLISSYAASRLVTVFFNGQSPGTYDHYFNLFLSPEDVLLSTLKVLVFSVIVILAHCYYGYTAKGGPAGVGIAVGRSVRNAIVIISVTDFFLSLALWGATTTVRVAG; the protein is encoded by the coding sequence ATGGCGCTCCTGAACCGCCCCCTGCGCTGGCTGGACGAGACCGGCGACCACTTCATCTTCCACGTCACCGCCGTGCTGTGGATCCCGCGCACCCTGCGCCGCTACCTCAAGGAGGTGCAGCGCCTGCTCGCCGAGGTCGCGTTCGGCAGCGGCGGGCTCGGCGTGATCGGCGGCACCGTCGGCGTGATGATCGGCATGACCCTGGCCACCGGCACCGTCGTCGGCCTCCAGGGGTACGCGGCGATGAACCAGCTCGGCACCGCCGCCTTCACCGGCTTCGTCTCCGCGTACTTCAACACCCGCGAGATCGCCCCGCTGGTCGCCGGGCTCGCGCTGTCCGCCACCGTCGGCGCCGGCTTCACCGCGCAGCTCGGCGCGATGCGGATCAACGAGGAGGTCGACGCGCTGGAGGGGATGGGCATCCGCTCCATGCCGTACCTGGTCAGCACCCGCATCATCGCCGGGGTGGTGGCGATCGTGCCGCTGTACGGCATCGGCCTGATCAGCAGCTACGCGGCCTCCCGGCTGGTCACCGTGTTCTTCAACGGCCAGTCGCCGGGCACCTACGACCACTACTTCAACCTGTTCCTGTCTCCCGAGGACGTGCTGCTGTCCACCCTGAAGGTGCTGGTCTTCAGCGTGATCGTGATCCTCGCGCACTGCTACTACGGCTACACCGCCAAGGGCGGACCGGCCGGTGTCGGCATCGCGGTCGGGCGCTCGGTGCGCAACGCCATCGTGATCATCTCGGTCACCGACTTCTTCCTGTCGCTGGCGCTGTGGGGCGCCACCACCACCGTGCGGGTGGCCGGATGA
- a CDS encoding MCE family protein, with amino-acid sequence MTTTETRTPAAGPVRRARLRGTTAGRRTAGIVFLLVPALLAWLAVAVYDKAFSDDATVTVLTGSVGNEMHPGADVKVRGVVVGRVSGIHADGAGARLTLAIDRDQLHRIPAGVTAQMLPTTLFGARFVALVPPADTRAGGPTLTASSTIAQDRSGDAIELQQVLDNVMPLLTAVQPQKLSATLNAVATALDGRGTQLGTTLVQLDGYLRKLNPELPALNDDIKQLVTVSRVYNAAAPDIVQALTDFTRTSSTIADEQANLSTLYGTATGTAQDVTAYLRQNSDNLIRLAADSRGTLGLLATYAPSFPCTLRTLADFVPVMDKALGKGSHEPGLHVDLTTVPSRGTYVAGKDTPVYGARGGPKCYPVPYTGKGTAALANSPQENELIDELLAPGAHTTAQSLPDWSSLLTGPVFRGAEVTVK; translated from the coding sequence ATGACCACCACCGAGACCCGTACCCCCGCCGCCGGGCCGGTCCGCCGCGCCCGGCTGCGCGGCACCACCGCGGGGCGCAGGACGGCCGGCATCGTCTTCCTGCTGGTCCCGGCCCTGCTGGCATGGCTCGCGGTCGCCGTCTACGACAAGGCGTTCAGCGACGACGCGACCGTGACCGTGCTGACCGGCAGCGTCGGCAACGAGATGCACCCCGGCGCCGACGTCAAGGTCCGCGGGGTCGTCGTCGGCCGGGTCAGCGGCATCCACGCCGACGGGGCGGGCGCCCGGCTCACGCTGGCCATCGACCGCGACCAGCTGCACCGCATCCCGGCCGGCGTCACCGCCCAGATGCTGCCCACCACCCTCTTCGGCGCCCGCTTCGTCGCCCTGGTGCCGCCCGCGGACACCAGGGCCGGCGGCCCGACGCTCACCGCGAGCAGCACCATCGCGCAGGACCGCTCCGGCGACGCCATCGAACTCCAGCAGGTGCTGGACAACGTGATGCCGCTGCTGACCGCCGTCCAGCCGCAGAAGCTGTCGGCCACCCTCAACGCGGTCGCCACCGCGCTGGACGGCCGCGGCACCCAGCTCGGCACCACCCTGGTCCAGCTGGACGGCTACCTCCGCAAGCTCAACCCCGAACTGCCCGCGCTCAACGACGACATCAAGCAGCTCGTCACCGTCAGCCGCGTCTACAACGCCGCCGCCCCCGACATCGTGCAGGCCCTCACCGACTTCACGAGGACCAGCAGCACCATCGCCGACGAGCAGGCCAACCTCAGCACCCTGTACGGCACCGCGACCGGGACCGCCCAGGACGTCACGGCGTACCTGCGGCAGAACAGCGACAACCTCATCCGGCTGGCCGCCGACAGCCGCGGCACCCTCGGCCTGCTCGCGACGTACGCGCCCTCCTTCCCGTGCACCCTGCGCACCCTGGCCGACTTCGTGCCCGTCATGGACAAGGCACTCGGCAAGGGCAGCCACGAGCCGGGCCTGCACGTCGATCTGACCACCGTCCCCTCGCGCGGCACGTACGTGGCGGGCAAGGACACCCCGGTGTACGGCGCGCGCGGCGGCCCGAAGTGCTACCCCGTCCCCTACACCGGCAAGGGCACCGCCGCGCTGGCCAACTCCCCGCAGGAGAACGAGCTGATCGACGAACTCCTCGCCCCCGGCGCGCACACCACCGCGCAGTCGCTGCCCGACTGGAGCAGCCTGCTGACCGGGCCGGTCTTCCGCGGAGCGGAGGTGACCGTCAAGTGA
- a CDS encoding MCE family protein, whose protein sequence is MKRRSLAGPVIKSLIFILVTALATAALAVSIAGAGVGDTSGYNALFTDTTGLASGDSVRIAGVKVGQVDSIKVYQRHLAKVHFSVQRERTLPKSADVTIKYLNLVGQRYIDLEQGTGPVGQTLQPGQTIQLDHTTPALDLTQLFAGFQPLFEGLSPKDVNQLAGEIVQVLQGEGGTVDSLIGSIGSLTTTLAAKDQVIGQVIDNLNSVLTTVNTREANFNDLVTTLQQLVTGFAGDREPIGQSITAISQLTTSTAGLLTDGRQPLKDSIAQLGRLSTNLGDATPQLQDFLVSTPQKFRAIGRLSSYGSWLNLYLCQATVAGVTTSDGSKPPTGIAITEARCRS, encoded by the coding sequence GTGAAGCGCCGCAGCCTGGCCGGACCGGTCATCAAGTCGCTGATCTTCATCCTGGTCACCGCGCTGGCCACCGCCGCGCTCGCGGTCAGCATCGCGGGCGCCGGCGTTGGCGACACCTCCGGCTACAACGCGCTGTTCACCGACACCACCGGCCTCGCGTCCGGCGACAGCGTACGGATAGCCGGGGTGAAGGTCGGCCAGGTCGACTCGATCAAGGTCTACCAGCGCCACCTGGCCAAGGTGCACTTCTCGGTCCAGCGCGAGCGCACCCTGCCCAAGTCCGCCGACGTCACCATCAAATACCTGAACCTCGTCGGCCAGCGCTACATCGACCTCGAACAGGGCACCGGCCCGGTCGGCCAGACCCTCCAGCCCGGCCAGACCATCCAGCTGGACCACACCACCCCCGCGCTCGACCTCACCCAGCTCTTCGCCGGCTTCCAGCCGCTCTTCGAGGGCCTGTCCCCGAAGGACGTCAACCAGCTCGCCGGCGAGATCGTCCAGGTGCTCCAGGGCGAGGGCGGCACCGTGGACAGCCTGATTGGCAGCATCGGCTCGCTGACCACCACGCTGGCCGCCAAGGACCAGGTCATCGGCCAGGTCATCGACAACCTCAACAGCGTGCTGACCACCGTCAACACCCGCGAGGCCAACTTCAACGACCTGGTCACCACCCTCCAGCAGCTCGTCACCGGCTTCGCCGGCGACCGCGAGCCGATCGGCCAGTCGATCACGGCGATCTCCCAGCTGACCACCAGCACCGCCGGCCTGCTCACCGACGGCCGGCAGCCGCTCAAGGACTCCATCGCGCAGCTCGGCAGGCTGTCCACCAACCTCGGTGACGCCACACCGCAGTTGCAGGACTTCCTGGTCAGCACCCCGCAGAAATTCCGGGCCATCGGGCGGCTCTCCTCGTACGGCTCCTGGCTCAACCTCTACCTGTGCCAGGCCACCGTCGCCGGGGTGACCACCTCCGACGGCAGCAAGCCGCCCACCGGCATAGCGATCACCGAAGCGAGGTGCCGGTCATGA
- a CDS encoding galactose-binding domain-containing protein: MDTRRRSSVWLASATAAALAAGALAVAMTTQQASAAPTAQAAVSPFAVSGGATVPFTEYEAEAAATNGSQVGPDYTQSTVASEASGRRAVTLSGQGKYVEFTLTKAANAVDVAVNLPRGASGTVSVYVDGTKIAGKLAVTSQYSYVDTGWIAGAKTHHFFDDSRLLLGRNAAAGAKVKLQLDAGDTGSATIDVADFEQVAGAATQPANSVSVVTDGADASGSGDSTQAFRQAISDAKAQGKEVWIPQGDFKVTSQIPADGVTLRGAGNWYSVVHSSHFIDQGSAGGNTKLYDFAVFGDVSVRNDNSPDNFITGSLGPNSVVSGIWVQREKVGLWLTGNNDNLVVQNSRIIGTTADGLNLDGSAHNVTVKNNFLRNQGDDSLAMWSLGSPDTGNSFTGNTIVQPNLANGIAIYGGSNNTASNNVIADTNALGSGIAISNQAFLQPFNPLSGTVTVSGNTLIRTGALNPNWGHPMGALRVDSYDYAISNDVRISNTTFIDSPYSDFEFVSGGGHGYQVSGVTISGATASGTGTVVVQAETPGSASISNVTATSTGATGVYNCSYPANLPAFTINKGAGNSGWDGTWGDCNSWPQPGSGPGSTAGGTTGGTTTPPPANSNLALGRPVSDTGHADVYTAGNAVDGNANSYWESTNNAFPQSITVDLGAARTVGRVVIKLPPATAWATRTETLSVLGSTNNSTWTTLKNSAGYTLNPATGNTATITLTPTSTRYLRLTVTGNTAWPAAQLSELEAYTS, from the coding sequence ATGGACACCAGACGTCGCTCATCGGTCTGGCTCGCCTCGGCGACCGCCGCCGCGCTCGCCGCCGGCGCACTCGCCGTCGCCATGACCACTCAGCAGGCCAGTGCCGCCCCCACCGCACAGGCCGCCGTCTCACCCTTCGCCGTCAGCGGCGGCGCCACCGTACCGTTCACCGAGTACGAGGCCGAGGCCGCGGCCACCAACGGTTCGCAGGTCGGACCCGACTACACGCAGTCGACCGTCGCCTCAGAGGCGTCCGGCCGCCGCGCGGTCACCCTCAGCGGCCAGGGCAAGTACGTGGAGTTCACGCTCACCAAGGCCGCCAACGCGGTCGACGTGGCCGTGAACCTGCCGCGCGGCGCCTCCGGCACCGTCTCGGTCTACGTCGACGGCACCAAGATCGCCGGCAAGCTCGCGGTGACCTCGCAGTATTCGTACGTCGACACCGGCTGGATCGCCGGCGCCAAGACGCACCACTTCTTCGACGACTCCCGGCTGCTGCTCGGCCGGAACGCCGCCGCGGGCGCCAAGGTCAAGCTCCAGCTCGACGCGGGCGACACCGGCAGCGCCACCATCGACGTGGCCGACTTCGAGCAGGTCGCGGGCGCCGCCACCCAGCCCGCGAACTCCGTCTCCGTCGTCACCGACGGCGCCGACGCCAGCGGCAGCGGCGACTCCACCCAGGCCTTCCGGCAGGCGATATCCGACGCCAAGGCACAGGGCAAGGAAGTCTGGATCCCGCAGGGCGACTTCAAGGTCACCTCGCAGATCCCGGCCGACGGCGTCACCCTGCGCGGCGCCGGCAACTGGTACTCGGTGGTGCACAGTTCGCACTTCATCGACCAGGGCTCCGCGGGCGGCAACACCAAGCTCTACGACTTCGCCGTCTTCGGCGACGTCAGCGTCCGCAACGACAACTCGCCCGACAACTTCATCACCGGCAGCCTCGGCCCGAACTCGGTCGTCTCCGGGATATGGGTGCAGCGCGAGAAGGTCGGCCTGTGGCTGACCGGCAACAACGACAACCTGGTGGTGCAGAACAGCCGGATCATCGGCACCACCGCCGACGGGCTGAACCTCGACGGCAGCGCCCACAACGTCACCGTCAAGAACAACTTCCTGCGCAACCAGGGTGACGACTCGCTCGCCATGTGGTCGCTGGGCTCGCCCGACACCGGCAACTCCTTCACCGGCAACACCATCGTGCAGCCCAACCTGGCCAACGGCATCGCGATCTACGGCGGCAGCAACAACACCGCCTCCAACAACGTCATCGCCGACACCAACGCGCTCGGCAGCGGCATCGCGATCTCCAACCAGGCCTTCCTGCAGCCGTTCAACCCGCTGTCGGGCACGGTCACCGTCTCCGGCAACACCCTGATCCGCACCGGCGCGCTGAACCCCAACTGGGGCCACCCGATGGGTGCGCTGCGGGTCGACTCCTACGACTACGCCATCAGCAACGATGTGCGGATCAGCAACACCACCTTCATCGACAGCCCGTACAGCGACTTCGAGTTCGTCTCCGGCGGCGGCCACGGCTACCAGGTCAGCGGCGTGACGATCAGCGGCGCGACCGCGTCCGGCACCGGCACCGTCGTGGTGCAGGCCGAGACCCCGGGCTCCGCGTCGATCAGCAACGTGACGGCCACCAGCACCGGCGCGACCGGCGTCTACAACTGCTCCTACCCGGCGAACCTGCCCGCCTTCACCATCAACAAGGGCGCGGGGAACAGCGGTTGGGACGGCACCTGGGGCGACTGCAACAGCTGGCCGCAGCCCGGCAGCGGCCCCGGCAGCACGGCGGGCGGCACCACGGGCGGTACGACCACACCCCCGCCGGCCAACAGCAACCTGGCGCTGGGCCGCCCGGTCAGCGACACCGGCCACGCCGACGTCTACACCGCGGGCAACGCGGTCGACGGCAACGCCAACAGCTACTGGGAGAGCACCAACAACGCCTTCCCGCAGTCGATCACCGTCGACCTCGGCGCGGCCAGGACCGTCGGCCGCGTCGTGATCAAACTGCCCCCGGCCACCGCCTGGGCCACCCGCACCGAGACCCTCTCCGTGCTCGGCTCCACCAACAACAGCACCTGGACCACCCTGAAGAACTCGGCCGGCTACACCCTCAACCCGGCCACCGGCAACACCGCCACCATCACCCTGACCCCCACCAGCACCCGCTACCTGCGGCTCACCGTCACCGGCAACACCGCGTGGCCGGCGGCCCAGCTCTCCGAGCTGGAGGCCTACACCTCGTAG
- a CDS encoding ABC transporter ATP-binding protein, whose translation MGIEVIVEGLTKSFGKQNVWQDVTLTLPPGEVSVMLGPSGTGKTVFLKSVIGLLKPERGRVLVNGVDMVNGPERDIYQTRKLFGLMFQDGALFGSMNLFDNIAFPLREHTRKKESEIRRVVMERMDMVGLVGSEGKLPGEISGGMRKRAGLARALVLDPQIILCDEPDSGLDPVRTSYISQLLIDLNAQIDATMLIVTHNLDIAATVPDNMGMLFRRELVTFGPRELLLTSEVPVIRQFLSGRREGPIGMAEEKDEATLAMEQLADDGRAPLGPPEVVPQLEPSPGMPPRQAVQRRKARVLAMWDQLPAAARTAVQAGFAPVHGEPA comes from the coding sequence ATGGGAATCGAAGTGATCGTCGAAGGCCTGACGAAGTCCTTTGGCAAACAGAACGTCTGGCAGGATGTGACGCTCACTCTGCCGCCCGGCGAGGTCAGCGTGATGCTGGGCCCCTCGGGCACCGGCAAGACCGTCTTCCTCAAGTCCGTGATCGGCCTGCTCAAACCGGAACGCGGCCGGGTGCTGGTCAACGGCGTCGACATGGTCAACGGCCCCGAGCGGGACATCTACCAGACCCGCAAGCTGTTCGGCCTGATGTTCCAGGACGGCGCGCTGTTCGGCTCGATGAACCTCTTCGACAACATCGCCTTCCCCTTGCGCGAGCACACCCGCAAGAAGGAGTCGGAGATCCGCCGCGTCGTCATGGAGCGGATGGACATGGTCGGCCTGGTCGGCTCCGAGGGCAAGCTCCCCGGCGAGATCTCCGGCGGCATGCGCAAACGCGCCGGGCTGGCCCGCGCCCTGGTGCTCGACCCGCAGATCATCCTGTGCGACGAGCCCGACTCGGGCCTGGACCCGGTGCGCACCTCCTACATCTCGCAACTGCTGATCGACCTCAACGCGCAGATCGACGCGACCATGCTGATCGTCACCCACAACCTCGACATCGCCGCGACCGTGCCCGACAACATGGGCATGCTCTTCCGCCGCGAATTGGTCACCTTCGGGCCGCGCGAACTGCTGCTGACCAGCGAGGTGCCGGTGATCCGGCAGTTCCTCAGCGGGCGCCGCGAGGGACCCATCGGGATGGCGGAGGAGAAGGACGAGGCCACCCTCGCCATGGAGCAGCTGGCCGACGACGGCAGGGCGCCGCTCGGGCCCCCCGAGGTCGTACCCCAGCTGGAACCGAGCCCCGGAATGCCGCCGCGGCAGGCCGTACAGCGCCGCAAGGCGCGGGTGCTGGCGATGTGGGACCAGCTGCCCGCCGCGGCCCGCACCGCCGTGCAGGCAGGATTCGCCCCCGTCCACGGAGAGCCGGCATGA
- a CDS encoding MlaE family ABC transporter permease, producing the protein MSAPVRVREPAPRRQIPGTGALRQTGQLMTLAATTVRDTFRRPFQARELIEQFWFVASVTILPAALVSIPFGAVIALQVGSLTQQLGAQSFTGGASVLAVIQQASPLIVALLIAGAGGSAICADLGSRKIREELDAMEVMGVSPVQRLIVPRVLATMLVALLLNGLVSVVGTAGGYFFNVIIQHGTPGAYLSSFSSLAQLPDLYISEIKAVIFGFIAGIVAAYRGLHPKGGPKGVGDAVNQSVVITFLLLFFVNVVLTAIYLQLVPQKGA; encoded by the coding sequence ATGAGCGCACCGGTGCGCGTACGCGAACCCGCGCCGCGCCGACAGATCCCCGGCACCGGGGCGCTGCGCCAGACCGGCCAGCTGATGACGCTCGCCGCCACGACCGTACGGGACACCTTCCGGCGGCCCTTCCAGGCCCGCGAACTCATCGAGCAGTTCTGGTTCGTGGCCAGCGTCACGATCCTGCCCGCCGCGCTGGTGTCGATCCCCTTCGGCGCGGTCATCGCCCTCCAGGTCGGCTCGCTCACCCAGCAGCTGGGCGCCCAGTCCTTCACCGGCGGCGCCAGTGTGCTCGCGGTGATCCAGCAGGCCAGCCCGCTGATCGTGGCGCTGCTGATCGCGGGCGCCGGCGGCAGCGCGATCTGCGCCGACCTCGGGTCGCGCAAGATCCGCGAGGAGCTGGACGCGATGGAGGTGATGGGCGTCTCGCCGGTGCAGCGGCTGATCGTGCCGCGGGTGCTGGCCACCATGCTGGTCGCGCTGCTGCTCAACGGCCTGGTCTCGGTGGTCGGTACGGCCGGCGGCTACTTCTTCAACGTCATCATCCAGCACGGCACCCCGGGCGCGTACCTGTCCAGTTTCTCGTCGCTCGCGCAGTTGCCCGACCTCTACATCAGCGAGATCAAGGCGGTGATCTTCGGCTTCATCGCCGGCATCGTCGCCGCCTACCGCGGCCTGCACCCCAAGGGCGGCCCCAAGGGCGTGGGCGACGCCGTCAACCAGTCCGTGGTGATCACCTTCCTGCTGCTGTTCTTCGTGAACGTGGTGCTCACCGCGATCTATCTGCAGCTCGTCCCGCAGAAGGGGGCCTGA
- a CDS encoding helix-turn-helix domain-containing protein, which yields MTVMRQTPENAEPSGPIPREFAAVMRPELPSLLKEMAAEIVTAIPEYGHLLEGPNARVIKIGIEQSIATFVDRVAAPTATTALRDDLCRRFGRFEAYEGRSLDNLQAAYRIGCQVALRRVRTVGRRYSLSASFMLTFADALFAYMGDLAELSREGYVQALAELGEEPDNRRRRLLRRILGGTAVARSALAELAEHSAWPLPDEVTLVAVAADTRPSRSALDRDILLDFADPEPHLLVPGPFTEERRRSLAAALQGCRAAVGLTTSLSEAADSLRWARQTLALTDSGVIDEDAVAMCEDHLLPLWLLGDPALVNQIARKYLGPLAGLTPTQRARLIDTLRIWLTTRGTAAQVADRLGVHPQTVRYRIRILDRAFGDQLADPDHRFATEIALRALHLREHGDTAHRPAPGRTTADGGARLEHRRPPSSSRSGYEV from the coding sequence ATGACTGTCATGCGTCAGACACCCGAAAATGCGGAACCTTCCGGTCCGATTCCGCGTGAGTTCGCCGCCGTCATGCGCCCTGAACTGCCGAGTCTTTTAAAGGAGATGGCGGCCGAAATCGTCACCGCCATCCCCGAATACGGTCACCTGCTGGAGGGCCCCAACGCCCGGGTGATCAAAATAGGCATCGAGCAGAGCATCGCCACCTTCGTGGACCGGGTGGCCGCGCCCACCGCCACCACCGCGCTGCGTGACGACCTGTGCCGCCGGTTCGGCCGCTTCGAGGCGTACGAGGGCCGCAGCCTGGACAACTTGCAGGCCGCGTACCGCATCGGCTGCCAGGTCGCGCTGCGCAGGGTCCGTACGGTGGGCCGCCGTTACAGCCTGTCCGCGTCCTTCATGCTGACCTTCGCCGACGCGCTGTTCGCCTATATGGGAGACCTGGCGGAGCTGTCCCGCGAGGGATACGTGCAGGCGCTCGCCGAACTGGGCGAGGAGCCGGACAACCGGCGCCGGCGGCTGCTGCGCCGGATACTCGGCGGCACCGCGGTCGCCCGCAGCGCGCTGGCCGAACTCGCCGAGCACTCCGCCTGGCCGCTGCCCGACGAGGTCACGCTGGTCGCCGTGGCAGCGGACACCCGGCCGTCGCGCTCCGCGCTGGACAGGGACATCCTGCTGGACTTCGCCGACCCCGAGCCGCACCTGCTGGTGCCCGGCCCGTTCACCGAGGAGCGGCGGCGGTCGCTGGCCGCGGCGTTACAGGGCTGCCGGGCCGCGGTCGGGCTGACCACCTCGCTCAGCGAGGCGGCCGACTCGCTGCGCTGGGCCCGGCAGACGCTGGCGCTCACCGACTCGGGGGTGATCGACGAGGACGCGGTCGCGATGTGCGAGGACCACCTGCTGCCGCTGTGGCTGCTGGGCGACCCGGCGCTGGTCAACCAGATCGCCAGGAAATACCTCGGCCCGCTGGCCGGGCTGACCCCGACCCAGCGCGCCCGGCTGATCGACACCCTGCGGATCTGGCTCACCACCCGGGGCACCGCCGCCCAGGTGGCCGACCGCCTGGGGGTGCACCCGCAGACCGTGCGCTACCGGATCCGCATCCTGGACCGGGCCTTCGGCGACCAGTTGGCCGACCCCGACCACCGTTTCGCCACCGAGATCGCGCTGCGCGCACTGCACCTGCGCGAGCACGGCGACACCGCGCACCGCCCGGCGCCGGGCCGCACGACGGCGGACGGCGGCGCCCGCCTGGAGCACCGCCGTCCGCCGTCGTCGAGCCGTTCGGGCTACGAGGTGTAG
- a CDS encoding DUF6801 domain-containing protein has product MLPGRTVRFATITTVALVAGLLSGPASTAIGGDGDGKLTLGYECRFASGAQDVTVALTQDYPGGAAVGKPIQPGALKAVVTIPRAGVTAMLPAPAATLSGSAALTVHVSQGTSTADAPWPGLTAPGVPADGTDDVRLAFGGTVPPLSVTAPGAVAFEAGDLALTLHPVAAPTAPPTAPATPAPTASGTATGFGTSSGRATAAGSIPPALPDITGDCSPKSGQDTLLATVRAAGDPTGPTGSPTPGTDGPGTPTASGTAPAGTSPAAPPAGKRNSTITVHTPVLSDKNDCPPAPTGDPDPAIIAEQAKQRPPGATVYPAPGDPPIERLSQCGFITGLSNVAKLNGAAVINDLNAPDPPLADITTVGSVFSFDNPDQPYVELDSVASFDIPPAKSTFLTYGFMPTTATMRLTTRGVMTVITTGIGAELYVTTIYGKDDLRLTDVKINGQPMDVGSACRTVAPINLKLVGTNRSGLDGVVSPTDYAIQQGGPIKQDDLYIPPFTGCRSATGENLDALFTSAISGSGNSLNLIQGPLCAPLADPTYCNPAIPYPVPPHR; this is encoded by the coding sequence GTGCTACCGGGTCGAACGGTGCGCTTCGCCACGATCACCACGGTCGCGCTCGTGGCGGGGCTGCTGTCCGGGCCGGCCTCCACGGCCATCGGCGGCGACGGGGACGGGAAGCTGACGCTCGGCTACGAGTGCCGCTTCGCCTCCGGTGCCCAGGACGTCACCGTCGCGCTGACGCAGGACTACCCCGGCGGCGCGGCGGTCGGCAAGCCCATCCAGCCCGGTGCGCTCAAGGCCGTGGTCACCATCCCGCGGGCCGGCGTCACCGCGATGCTGCCCGCGCCGGCGGCCACCCTGTCCGGGTCGGCGGCGCTGACCGTGCACGTCTCGCAGGGGACCTCGACGGCCGACGCGCCCTGGCCCGGCCTGACCGCCCCCGGGGTGCCGGCCGACGGCACGGACGACGTGCGGCTCGCCTTCGGCGGTACGGTGCCGCCGCTGTCGGTGACCGCGCCGGGAGCGGTGGCCTTCGAGGCCGGCGACCTGGCCCTGACGCTGCACCCGGTGGCCGCCCCCACCGCGCCGCCCACCGCACCGGCCACCCCGGCGCCCACCGCGTCCGGCACCGCCACCGGCTTCGGCACCAGCTCGGGACGGGCCACCGCGGCGGGCAGCATCCCCCCGGCGCTTCCCGACATCACCGGCGACTGCTCGCCCAAGTCCGGCCAGGACACCCTGCTGGCGACCGTACGGGCGGCCGGCGACCCCACGGGACCCACCGGGTCGCCCACCCCCGGCACGGACGGCCCCGGCACCCCCACCGCGAGCGGCACCGCGCCCGCCGGCACGTCCCCGGCCGCACCGCCCGCCGGGAAGCGGAACAGCACCATCACGGTGCACACCCCGGTCCTGTCCGACAAGAACGACTGCCCGCCGGCGCCCACCGGGGACCCCGATCCCGCGATCATCGCCGAGCAGGCCAAGCAGCGCCCGCCCGGCGCCACCGTCTACCCGGCCCCCGGCGACCCGCCCATCGAGCGGCTCTCCCAGTGCGGCTTCATCACCGGCCTGTCCAACGTGGCGAAACTCAACGGGGCCGCGGTCATCAACGACCTCAACGCCCCCGACCCGCCGCTGGCCGACATCACCACCGTGGGAAGCGTCTTCTCCTTCGACAACCCGGACCAGCCGTACGTGGAACTCGACTCCGTCGCCAGCTTCGACATCCCGCCGGCCAAGTCCACCTTCCTGACGTACGGCTTCATGCCCACCACGGCCACGATGCGGCTCACCACCCGCGGGGTGATGACGGTCATCACCACCGGCATCGGCGCGGAGCTGTACGTCACCACGATCTACGGCAAGGACGACCTGCGGCTCACCGACGTGAAGATCAACGGGCAGCCGATGGACGTGGGTTCCGCGTGCCGGACGGTGGCGCCGATCAACCTGAAGCTGGTGGGCACCAACCGCAGCGGGCTCGACGGGGTCGTGAGCCCCACCGACTACGCCATCCAGCAGGGCGGCCCGATCAAGCAGGACGACCTGTACATCCCGCCCTTCACCGGCTGCCGCAGCGCCACCGGGGAAAACCTCGACGCCCTGTTCACCTCGGCGATCTCGGGTTCGGGGAATTCGCTGAACCTCATCCAGGGACCGCTGTGCGCACCGCTTGCCGACCCCACCTACTGCAACCCGGCGATTCCCTACCCCGTACCGCCCCACCGCTGA